TGATTGGTTTCATGATCCGCATCATCAAAGCGTCTTAAAGAAGCTCCTCAAACATGTTACAATAACGCATTATAAGAAAACGGCAGGGACGAAGCTTAAGGGGAAAACTTTTGTTTTAACGGGCACCTTGTCTTCTATGATCCGGGATGACGCAAAGACACGAATACGGGATCTTGGGGGCAATGTGTCTTCGAGTGTTTCTAAAGAAACGGATTATGTCGTCGCGGGAGATGACCCGGGCTCAAAGATAGAACGGGCAAAAAAACTGGGAGTAAAGGTGCTCACGGAAAAAGAATTTTTAAAGATAGTAGGGTAACAAGCATGATATCAGCAGAAGAAATAGAACATCTTGCGCGTCTTGCGCGGATACATATAAACGAACGGGATAAGAATAATCTTGCACATGACCTGCAAGCGATTTTGGAATATGTAAAGACATTACAGGAAGCCGATGTGGGAGATGAAACATTTACACACTTTGAACATCTCACATCAAGTTTGCGGGGCGATACAAAAGAAAACACAGAAGACACCGAACTTATAAAGCGTTTGCTTGCTGCGGCACCCATGGAGGAAGACGGCTATATTAAGGTAAAAAATGTTTTAGAAAAATAATATGGCGCTTATCGATCTTAATACGCTTACCATAGCTGACGCTAAAAAAGCTCTTCATGACAAAGATATTTCCGCGCGGGAGCTTGTCGGGATGTATGCTGAAGAAATAAAAAAGAAGGACAAAGGGGTGCACGCGTATCTTGAAGTATTTGATGACGCGTTTGAGCGCGCACAAGAAATAGACGAGCGGCTGGCGTCGGGCGCGGAACCGCGGGTGCTTGAAGGCGTGCCGTTTGCGATAAAAGACAATATGCTTATCCGGGGCAAGCACGCGTCTGCCGCTTCAAACATATTAGAACCATATATTGCGTCGTACGATGCGTATGTTGTAGAAAAACTCCGTGACGCAGGCGCGGTATTTTTGGGGAGGACAAACATGGACGAATTTGCAATGGGCTCATCCACCGAACACTCGGCATTCGGTCCCACAAAAAACCCACATGACACAAAACGGGTACCCGGCGGGTCGTCAGGAGGTTCTGCGGCTGCGGTGTCTGCGGGTATGGCATTAGCAGCGCTTGGTTCAGATACAGGCGGGTCAATCCGCCAGCCTGCGGCATTCTGCGGCGTTGTGGGGATGAAACCCACATATGGCGCGGTTTCCCGTTCCGGCCTTATTGCGATGGCGTCTTCTTTAGATCAGATAGGCCCGCTTACGGGGACGGTCAATGATGCGGAGCTCATATATAATGTTATCCGCGGAAAAGACGAAAAAGATGCAACCACAGTCTCATCCAAAGAGCATGCAAAAAAAGAAAAGCTCGTTATCGGTATCCCGAAGGAATATGGATTAGATACGGAACTTGTTGACGCTGACATGAAAGATGTATGGATGCGTGCGCGTGAAGTTCTTGAAAAAGAAGGGCATATAACGAAAGAAGTATCGCTTCCGTACACATCGTACGCGCTTCCGCTGTATTATGTCATTATGCCTGCCGAAGTGTCATCAAATCTTGCGCGGTTTGACGGCGTTCGGTACGGGTTTTCTCACAAAGGGAAAAATCTTCTTGAGATGTATGAAGAAAGCCGCAGCAAGGGATTTGGTGGTGAGGCGCAGCGGCGGATTCTTTTAGGAACTTATATTCTTTCCGCCGGATATTATGACGCGTATTACGCGCGCGCTCAAAAAGTACGGGCGCGGTTTATTGCCGACTTTAAGCGAGTCTTTGGCGAGGTGGATATGCTTCTTACACCGACTACGCCGTCCCCAGCGTTTGCGTTCGGCGAAAAGTCGGATGACCCGGTGAAGATGTATGCGTCAGATATTTTTACGGTGTCTGCGAATTTGGCGGGAGTCCCCGCATTATCCGTGCCATTTGGCACTGGAGAACGCAATGGCGCAACGCTTCCGTTTGGCATGCAGCTTATTGCGCCATGGTTTGGGGAACCAATGCTTTTTGATGCAGGAAAAGCACTTGAGCGGTATAATTAATATATACTGGGTATGGAAGGATTTTTACAGACAGTCTCGGAGGTAGTCTTTTGGTGGAAGGCGATAGCCATCGTTGTTTCGGTTACGGCGGTAACCGCTATTATTGCAGTGGTGATAAAGACTCAGGAAATAGTCCGGTGGCGTGTTCTCCGTGAGATTACTGAATTTATTCGTACGGAACATTTCCCCAGAGAAGAACGCAAAGGAAGATGGGAGAATGTTGAGAAAAGAATGCAGTCGAATCACCCATCTGATTGGAAGCTTGCGGTTATTGAAGCAGACTCCATAATGGATGATCTACTGAAGCGCATGGGGTATGAAGGAATAACGATGGGCGATCGCTTAAAGCAGATAGAGCCGAGTGATTTTGAATCGCTCCAGGCGGTCTGGAAAGCCCATAAGCTCCGAAACCGTATAGCGCACGAGCCCGAAACGGCGGTTACAAAGAGCGAAGCAGAATACACAATAGACCTTTTTAAAAAGGGCCTTGAAGAGTTTGAATACATTTAGGTTGTGGCTTGCCGCGGAAGGAGTGTTGGCTGGCGCGTGTTTCTTTTACAGTATGCGTAAAGATTGATTTTTTGCATAAAAAGAGTTATGATGCGCGCAGTAAATTAAAAAAAGGAGATGAAAAAAATGAGGGTGTTTTCTTATCTGATAGGATTTCCAGCAGGCTTTATGGGAACGGTGGGAGTGCTTCTTGTTTTAATGGAACTTTATATAATAACGGGGCTCCATTTTGTGGGAGATGCGCTTGCAGCGTTTGACATAAGCACTCTTCATTTTGTACGGTTTTTTACCATATTCCTATTTCTTGCCGGTATTACCGGGGGCGTTCTGCTGGGTAAATGGTTCAGAAAGATGCCTGCCTGACGAAACCATACAACAAGAAGCGGACACGACATCATATAAAATCAAAGTTTTAAAAAAATCTGGAGCAGACGCCCCAGATTTTTTATTTTCGTTTTATTTGTACTTCGGGTGTTTTTCCTTTTTGCCTGATTTTTTCATCTCACTTCGCGCAAGCGCGAAGAGAAAACTGGACAAGCGGTTCAAGAACGCGACAGTCTCGGGGGATACTTCTTTTTTCTTCTTGAA
This Candidatus Niyogibacteria bacterium CG10_big_fil_rev_8_21_14_0_10_46_36 DNA region includes the following protein-coding sequences:
- the gatA gene encoding Asp-tRNA(Asn)/Glu-tRNA(Gln) amidotransferase GatCAB subunit A (allows the formation of correctly charged Asn-tRNA(Asn) or Gln-tRNA(Gln) through the transamidation of misacylated Asp-tRNA(Asn) or Glu-tRNA(Gln) in organisms which lack either or both of asparaginyl-tRNA or glutaminyl-tRNA synthetases; reaction takes place in the presence of glutamine and ATP through an activated phospho-Asp-tRNA(Asn) or phospho-Glu-tRNA), with the translated sequence MALIDLNTLTIADAKKALHDKDISARELVGMYAEEIKKKDKGVHAYLEVFDDAFERAQEIDERLASGAEPRVLEGVPFAIKDNMLIRGKHASAASNILEPYIASYDAYVVEKLRDAGAVFLGRTNMDEFAMGSSTEHSAFGPTKNPHDTKRVPGGSSGGSAAAVSAGMALAALGSDTGGSIRQPAAFCGVVGMKPTYGAVSRSGLIAMASSLDQIGPLTGTVNDAELIYNVIRGKDEKDATTVSSKEHAKKEKLVIGIPKEYGLDTELVDADMKDVWMRAREVLEKEGHITKEVSLPYTSYALPLYYVIMPAEVSSNLARFDGVRYGFSHKGKNLLEMYEESRSKGFGGEAQRRILLGTYILSAGYYDAYYARAQKVRARFIADFKRVFGEVDMLLTPTTPSPAFAFGEKSDDPVKMYASDIFTVSANLAGVPALSVPFGTGERNGATLPFGMQLIAPWFGEPMLFDAGKALERYN
- a CDS encoding Asp-tRNA(Asn)/Glu-tRNA(Gln) amidotransferase GatCAB subunit C yields the protein MISAEEIEHLARLARIHINERDKNNLAHDLQAILEYVKTLQEADVGDETFTHFEHLTSSLRGDTKENTEDTELIKRLLAAAPMEEDGYIKVKNVLEK